A window of Streptomyces sp. NBC_01689 genomic DNA:
CGGTACAGATGCACCTCCCGCGTACGGAGCGGCAAGCAGTGCGGCTTCAAGGCGTCAGCAGTCGCGGAACTCCGGTGACTGGTTCAGCACCTGACTGCGCACCGAGGTGAAGCGTGCCAGCGTGTCGTCCACTGAGGCGTCCAGCGGGAACACCGCCACCCGGTGGCAGTTCTGGAAGGCCAGCCGCACACCGAAGTGCCGCTGCAGCGCGCCGCGTATCGCGTCACTCGCGAGCGCACGCAGCAGCTGGCCACGTGCCTGCTCGTCCGGCGGAGGCGTCTGGTTGTCGGCGAAGTTGCCGCCGTCCACCTTCAGCTGAGCCACCAGGGAGCTGATCATCTCCCATGCGTAGGGCAGGGAGGTCCGGACGCAGTCGACGAATTCAGCTTCGTCGACCTCGCCTCGCTCGGCCTTTTCGAGTAGGGCCGGTGAGACGTCGAGCGACATGGGTTCTCCTCTCGCACCCCCAGAGCGCGGGGGTTGCCGGACAGATGAGGGAACTCGCGATCTCCAACACGCTGAGTACACGCATCGCGACCTCCCGTTTATACGGTAAGCAACGGGCGGTGACGGCACCAGGAGAATGCGCACAAAGTGAACTCCCTCTAGGCACACAATCAGCCACCACCGAACAGGCGTCTTCCAGGGCGAATCGCGTGGACCCACGCCCGTCGAGTAGCGTTGCCGACCATGCGTCTCGTCATTGCCCGCTGCTCCGTCGACTACGCGGGCCGGCTCACCGCCCATCTCCCGTCGGCACCCCGTCTCATCCTGGTGAAGGCGGACGGCAGCGTCTCCATCCACGCGGACGACCGCGCCTACAAGCCCCTCAACTGGATGTCGCCGCCCTGCACGTTGAAGGAGGGCGCGGGCGAGGAGGAGGGCGTCTGGACCGTCATCAACAAGGCGGGCGAGAAACTGATCATCACGATGGAGGAAATCCTCCACGACTCCTCGCACGAGCTCGGCGTGGATCCCGGCCTGATCAAGGACGGCGTGGAAGCGCACCTCCAGGAGCTCCTCGCGGACCGCATCGACACCCTCGGCGAGGGCTACACGCTCATCCGCCGCGAGTACATGACGGCCATCGGCCCCGTCGACATCCTGTGCCGCGACGCCGAGGGCGGCACCGTCGCCATCGAGATCAAGCGCCGCGGTGAGATCGACGGCGTGGAGCAGCTCACCCGCTACCTCGAACTCCTCAACCGGGACCCGCACCTCGCGCCGGTCCGCGGCATCTTCGCCGCCCAGGAGATCAAGCCGCAGGCCCGCGTCCTCGCCACCGACCGCGGCATCGGCTGCACCGTCCTGGACTACGACGCGCTGCGGGGCATCGAGGACGACAAACTGCGCCTGTTCTGACGCCCGCCGACGCCCGCAGGGCGCGCACGGACGAACGACGGAGGGCCGGGTCCGCGGACGGACCCGGCCCTCCGTGCCGTTCCCTGCCTCAGATCACCCCGCCGCTCGGGAACCCGGCGTCGCCGTCCCCCGGCACACCCGCGGAACCGCTCACCGGGGCGCCGACGGTGGCGCTGCTCACCGGGGCGCCGGAGGCGGGACCGCTCGCGGTGTCCGAGGTGGACGGCGACATCGACGGGGAGGTGCTGTCCGAGGGCGTGGCCGACGGAGTCGACGACTTCGTCGGGGAAGAACTCGCGGACGGCTTCGACGAGTGCGTCGGCGGCTTGGTCGTGGGCGATTTCGAGGGTGACTTGGACGGCGACTTCGAGGGTCCGGCGCCCGACCCGTGCGTGCCGCTCGGGTCGTCCGACGGCTTCCCGTCGGCCGGCGGCGTCGGGTCGTCCGAGGTCCCGTACGTGCCGTCGGGACCGGGATCGGTCGGTGTGCTCACCGCGCCGGAAGCGCTCCCGCCGTCGTTGCCGCCCTTCTTCGCCGTGTCCGCGCCGGCGTCGTCGTCGGAACTCTGGGTCACCGAGGGGTTCACGCCGACCTTCTCGGACGGGGTGTCGCTGTTGTTGTCCGAGGTCGCGCCGAGGGTCACCACCGTGCCGAGCACGGCCACCAGGAGCGCGCCCGCGCCCGCCGCGACCAGATTGCGCCGGGCACCGCTCACGAGTCGGCCGCCGAGCCCGACGCGCTTGTCGGGACCCGGCTGCGGCCGGTGACCGATCAGCGTCGAGGTATCGCCGTACGGATCGGACAGCGCCACCGCGGGGAACGCGGCGGGCACCCCGCCGGGCGGCCGGGGCGACTCCTCGTGGCGCGCGTCGGGCACCTCCTCGGCCGCCGTCACCCCCAGGACGGGCAGCACCTCGCCCGAGCGGTCGGCGACCAGGGCGAGGGCACGGCGGCCC
This region includes:
- the nucS gene encoding endonuclease NucS; translated protein: MRLVIARCSVDYAGRLTAHLPSAPRLILVKADGSVSIHADDRAYKPLNWMSPPCTLKEGAGEEEGVWTVINKAGEKLIITMEEILHDSSHELGVDPGLIKDGVEAHLQELLADRIDTLGEGYTLIRREYMTAIGPVDILCRDAEGGTVAIEIKRRGEIDGVEQLTRYLELLNRDPHLAPVRGIFAAQEIKPQARVLATDRGIGCTVLDYDALRGIEDDKLRLF
- a CDS encoding SCO5389 family protein, with the translated sequence MSLDVSPALLEKAERGEVDEAEFVDCVRTSLPYAWEMISSLVAQLKVDGGNFADNQTPPPDEQARGQLLRALASDAIRGALQRHFGVRLAFQNCHRVAVFPLDASVDDTLARFTSVRSQVLNQSPEFRDC